The nucleotide window AAATGTAAGCATTTTGCTTGTGTAGTCCAATCTAGTTTAGTCCTCCCCTAATGAACAAGGGGCAATTTTTttcgcctctctctctctcacttatATCATCTTGGGCTTTGCCAAGTTGGTTAGAGTGAAAATTTGGTTAAAATACATTtcccttataaaaaaaataataataatcttacAAGTGTACaagatataaataaaactttaTCACTGTTAACTAATCcaacttttcttatttaattcttGTATTGCCCACTAATTGatctgaaaaacaaaagaggtgAGGGATGAGCAAACCACCGCTCAATGCATAAATTATGTAGTATATATGCCAATCAAGCAATGTCATTTTACACActctaaaaaatataataaaaagatacacAATCCAAATCATATCACATCATTATTTCGTATCTTGGTCATCATTCACAAATTGTACCTAGCACGTGACCCATTTTGGCCTCACTACCCTATGTCCTCGTCTAGTACATTTACTCTTTAGATACCCCGTCACTAAAGTTCTCATGTTCCATGAATAGTACGTACTTCACAAAAACTCCAAATAATATCTATTATGTGAAATATTGCACAAAATAGACATGCTTGATTTTAAAATGGAGAGAGATTTGTAAATAGAATAAATCCATGACAATCCATGATTTTCAcatttatcacaaaataagaACTTCTATAACACATTAGCTAACCCATTCACTATGATAATGATAATTATAAAATCTTGCAAGACAAACCCacatgttctctctctctctctctctctctctctctctctctctctctctctctctctctctctctctctctctctctctctctctctcgaaaCACAACTACATGTGAGAAATCTATTCTAAAGAATTCGAATGAATAAATGAAGCAAGGAATGAGCGCATTTATAGGAGGCTACAAAAGTAACAGGCATATTAGAATATTAAGGgaataaatgactcattcCTTTACACCAATGATATTATAAGGGAATATGTGACTCATTTATTTCCACCAATGATATCATAAGGAgggtgttgaggcccaaaaaattcatggtTCGGCCCAATGCGATACCTTATCAAGAAGAAACCCGATTTGGGCACGCGAAAGTTCGTCATATACGCTTTGCACCCATGTcacgccaagcaaataagcaacatgCTACGCTACAAACTTAAGTGGGCCTAAGCCACGCAAGATGTTGGGGCTTgtttgagtgggttgtggtatggatgatAATAAAttgtcatgaggcccattgatgggtcGAGAAATAGAGGTTCCgagttgcttgggagcctcggaacataagcccatttcttaggcccaaatatATGGGTGAGCACAAAAGGGAAAGTAGCCTAACCGAAATAGCTCATCACTCCAACCAAAATAGCCCATCACCTCAACAAAAATAGGCCAACACTTGTTGAGGTTAGCCCATTTATTTTGACAAACCAACCCATTATCCTAGAAGGCccatataattaaaataagaacttGCAAAAGCATCAGCACCTTGctgaaaaaaagaagccacAAAGGGAAGTCTGGAGGTCCACTATGTAGAGCTGCTATGAggctccagcacatgggaGGAACAAGTTTCAAGCAAAAACTTCCAAATAACCAAGGGATATTAGAGCGCAGATTACCCTTTGAACCAGCATGCATACCCATTTCTTTCCCTCATCAGACCTAGCCTtggaagaggagagaaaagaagaaagaaagatggcTGAAAATAGGAGTCTGAAACAGCCGTGGGAAAGAGAgccttgagctcccaaaaatccctgattttgtgcaaatggGCAGAGTGGATTTCACCAAAATAAGATGATTGAAGGAATGATgggagaaaggaagggaaagacttggccaaattggatagaaaccattagggtttcttgaaaAATCTCAGCTTCCAACGGCTATAAAAGGAGGCATCTTCTACCCAACAAGCATCAACCACatcagagagcaagcttcttCTCTTACTcccaaaacccagcaattttGTGCTTAGCTCATCCCTTTCCCTTAGTTTTCCCTCTTGGTAAGCTGTTCTAACACTTGACATAGTCTATGTCAAGCCGCCGGAAAAACACTCAAGccaccattttctctctttttcctcatGTTCAACCAAACCTCTCTGCAAACTCTTCATCTCCTGCCTTAATACCTTTTTTCCCCCCAGGAACAGttagttttcttttcagtgctaaactcatgacaattttgctcccatgccacaagcttctcatgccaagctagaaAGTTTATCTGGAAGCTGCTGTTATTttcattggtgaaggtaaccaaggtgtttcctaaggccCTATTGtcctttcgaagcattcttGGGGCTTGATCTTTGAACTCAAGCTCAAGGGGCAATTTCATCCATTTTGCTGTTTACGGCAGCCTAGGCCCGTAGTAGCTGcgggaaagaaaaagcccCTACAGAGGGCTAGAAGCACGTGGGGACCAATGCAGTCACTAGCCCCCAccaaaattttgttgaaagaaaaaaagtacttGTATGCAGCCTAATTTCCTTTAAGCTAAAAATACTTTACCACATGGGCCATACCCAATAGCCAAAAGTACTATGCAAACAAAAGTACCTTACCATGTGGGCCCTACTTACAAGCCAAATTTCCTACAACCATACGCTACCCATTCCCAAAAGGATTAGAATTATtatcataattatatattgcaTTATTGTATAAATCAATAAGGATACGGCTTCCCTCCTTCCCTGGAATGAGGCATTCCTACTTCCTGCAAATTACAGTTTGacacatatgcaaaaataattcatcaagaTTCTCTATTGGTTTGATTAATATATTTCTTTGAATTGAATGctcaatttgttttggtttataaTTTTGAGAAGATGTTCATACTtgtttcaatttaaatttagTCCATATTCATGCTTCAGTTAtgaaaagatttttcaaaagaaaatcaaagtctGAGTTAGTAGAGTCTTCACCTACAAAgagtcaaaagaaaaatgaaagtagCTCAAACTAAACTACTACATGGTAGAAATCTATTCTAAATAATTGGAATGAATGATTGAAACAAGGAAGGAGGgcattcaaaagaaaaaaaattaaagtagtTCAAACCAAACTACGGAAATTAGCCTGAAAAATTTGTCAGCTAATCCCGGATTACGTAATCAAATATTGAGTTACCATCCAAATGTTCAAGACCAAGTTCGAAGAGCTTATCTCCAAAAAGGTCCTTGTCAAACTCGAGGGCATAATTTTACAAAAACTTTGGAGCAAAACTAAGACGGTTTAATTGTGCTTGGTTTAGTGAGTTTCATACTTGGTTGGAGTACATCATAGAAAAAGATGATGCCTTTTGACTATGTTGTTATCTCTTTAAACCTGATATGGGAGAGCAATCTAGGGGTGAATCTTTTGTTGGtgttgaattttcaaattggaagaaaaaagatagacCACAAACTCATGTTGGAGGACCAAATAATGTCCATAATAAAGCTTGGAGAAGTTGTGAGGTCTTATTAAACCAAAAGCAATATATTGAAACAATTCTCTCAACACACTTAAACCAAGATTGAATGGATTATCAAACTCGTTTAGATGCATTAGTTGGTGTTAGTAGGAAACTTTTACAACAAGGGCTTCCATTTCGTGTGCATGATGAATCTGGAAATTCAACCAATCAAGGgaattttcttgcatttttacGATGGCTATGTCATTTCAATGATGATATAAAAGCTGTCATGCTAAAAAATCCTCCTAAAAATATGAAGTTAACATCACCTAATATCCAAAAGGACATTTCAAGTGCTATTTCAACTGAAATCGTCAATGCAATCATCAGGGATATTGGTGATTCATTATTTGCCATTCTTATTGATAAATCATGTGGCATGTCTTCAAATGAGCAAATGGCCATTTTACTATGTTATGTGGATAAAGGTCATGTAATTAAGCGCTTTGTATGCATTGTGCATGTTACAAATACTAAATCTTCCTCACTCAAGTTAGTCATTAATGATTTCTTTTCGAGACATGGATTAAGCATCTCTAGATTGCAAGGGCAAGCTTATGATGAGGCAAGTAATATGAGAGGTGAGTTTAGTGGTCTTAAAACACGCATTCTAAATGAGAATGACTCTGCTTTTTATGTTCATTGTTTTGCTCATCAGCTTCAGCTAGCTCTAGTAGCTATGGCAAAGAAACATTCAGaaattgcatatttatttactATGGTTTCTAATGTGGTGAATGTTGTAGGTGCATCTGCTAATCGTCGTGACATGTTAAGAGAAAAGCATGATGATGCAGTTTTTAAAGCACTCAATAATAATGAGCTCTTAAGTGGGCAAGACCTGAATCAAGAAACTAATCTCAAGTAGTCTAGTGATACTCGATGAAGTTCTCATTATAATTGTTTAATCAGTTTGGAAAACATGTTCCCATCTATGATAGATGTGCTTAAGATTGTAAGAACAGATGGATCAGGTTATGAACAAAAATTTGAAGCAAATGTTCAATTGACTTTTATGTAATCTTTTAGCTTCATTTTTGGTCTACacttgataaataaataaaaaatttgggaatCACAAACGACTTGTCTCATGCATtacaaaagaaatattaagaTATTGTGAGTGTCATGGACTTGGTcaaaatatgcaaaagaagatTGCAAAGTAGGAGAGATAATGGTTGGGATTCTTTACTTGAtcaagtttctttcttttgtgacAAGTCTCATATTGAAATTCCTaaaatggataatattttttctAGTGGAGGGAGACCAAAACGTAAAGCTCAGCCCATCACAAACTTACATCATTATTGTGTTGATTTATTCATTGATATCATTGATATTCATCTCTAAGAGTTAAATGATCGGTTCAATGAGAAAAATACTGAATTACTTCTTTGTATGGCATGCTTGAGTCTAAGTAATTCATTTTCTGCTTTTGATAAAGCAAAGTTGATGCGGCTTGCCCAATTTTATCCAAGTGATTTTTCTAAATATGATCTCAAGTTACTCGAGAACAACTTAAGAATTACATTTGGGACGTGAGCTCTAACAATGAATTTACATAATTGAAAGGGATTACTGATCTTGCGCAAAAGATGGttgagacaaaaaaaaaagatcagaTCTACCCTTTAGTGTACTTGCTTCTGACACTAGCACTAATCCAACTTGCAGCGACCGCAAATGTAGAgcgagtattttttttttactatgaATATTGTGAAGAATCGGTTACACAATCGAATGGGGGATTTGTGGATGAATTATTGCTTGGTTGCATATATTGAGAAGACATTTTTGATAATATAGATGACAAGGTTGTTATGCAAagatttcaaaatataaaaacacgTCAAGGACAATTATGATTGTAATGAATAGACAATATGATTTTTGATGTTTTGATGTCTTGTAAGTTCcaaagtttttattatttatattttgtgagAGGCCCCCAGACACATAAAATACTGGCGTCGCCACTGATCATAAGATAATATATGACTCATTCATTTCCACCAATGATATCACAACACCACTTGTTACTAGCATCACAATGATCATTTGATTAAAACCAGTTCCAAGTCTCTAcacatggaaaacaaaaatagtgaCATCTTTCACCTAAATGAAT belongs to Prunus persica cultivar Lovell chromosome G4, Prunus_persica_NCBIv2, whole genome shotgun sequence and includes:
- the LOC109948647 gene encoding zinc finger MYM-type protein 1-like; the protein is MDYQTRLDALVGVSRKLLQQGLPFRVHDESGNSTNQGNFLAFLRWLCHFNDDIKAVMLKNPPKNMKLTSPNIQKDISSAISTEIVNAIIRDIGDSLFAILIDKSCGMSSNEQMAILLCYVDKGHVIKRFVCIVHVTNTKSSSLKLVINDFFSRHGLSISRLQGQAYDEASNMRGEFSGLKTRILNENDSAFYVHCFAHQLQLALVAMAKKHSEIAYLFTMVSNVVNVVGASANRRDMLREKHDDAVFKALNNNELLSGQDLNQETNLK